Proteins from one Caulobacter sp. 73W genomic window:
- a CDS encoding folylpolyglutamate synthase/dihydrofolate synthase family protein, which produces MSDHLRAHDAALARLQALHPKKIDLSLERMRRLCVALGDPHDRLPPTIHVAGTNGKGSTVAFVRAIAEAAGLKVHVFTSPHLVRFAERIRLGGKLIEDDHLAEILDRVEAANDGQPITFFEITTAAALLAFAEAPADLLLLEVGLGGVLDATNVIAAPQVSVIAPVDIDHREFLGADLATIAGEKAGIIKRGGKTVSARQQDEAQAVIEAQAERAGSPLTLMGRDFDAWSADGRLLVQMEDRLLDLPEPSLFGAHQIDNAGLAVAALLTLGDPRIDDEAVAKGVSSAVWPARFQRLTAGPFALKARVAGTDFWLDGGHNPHAAHALADALGHLSVKDGRPVVVIAGLLANKDADGFFQALAPLNPVIFTTGFEADAAADPVTLALAAKAAGLRAVACPDIDAALAEALMQDGPPHIVAAGSLYLAGEILARSEETWPR; this is translated from the coding sequence ATGAGCGATCACCTTCGCGCCCATGACGCCGCCCTCGCGCGGCTGCAGGCGCTGCATCCCAAGAAGATCGACCTGTCGCTGGAGCGCATGCGCCGCCTTTGCGTGGCCCTGGGCGATCCTCACGACCGCCTGCCGCCGACCATCCACGTGGCCGGCACAAACGGCAAGGGATCGACCGTCGCCTTCGTGCGGGCGATCGCCGAGGCGGCGGGCCTGAAGGTCCACGTCTTCACCTCGCCCCATCTGGTCCGCTTCGCCGAGCGAATCCGCCTGGGCGGCAAGCTGATCGAGGACGACCACCTGGCCGAGATCCTCGACCGGGTTGAGGCGGCCAATGACGGCCAGCCGATCACCTTCTTCGAGATCACCACCGCCGCCGCCCTGCTTGCCTTCGCCGAGGCGCCGGCCGACCTGCTGCTGCTGGAGGTGGGCCTGGGCGGGGTGCTGGACGCCACCAACGTCATTGCGGCCCCGCAGGTCAGCGTCATCGCTCCGGTGGACATCGACCACCGCGAGTTCCTGGGCGCCGACCTGGCGACCATCGCCGGCGAGAAGGCCGGGATCATCAAGCGCGGCGGCAAGACCGTCAGCGCCCGCCAGCAGGACGAGGCCCAGGCGGTCATCGAGGCCCAGGCCGAACGCGCCGGCTCGCCCCTGACCCTGATGGGCCGCGACTTCGACGCCTGGAGCGCGGATGGCCGCCTGCTGGTGCAGATGGAGGACCGGCTCCTCGATCTGCCCGAACCCTCGCTCTTCGGGGCGCACCAGATCGACAACGCCGGCCTCGCCGTCGCCGCTTTGCTGACACTGGGCGATCCGCGCATCGACGACGAGGCTGTGGCCAAGGGCGTGTCGTCCGCGGTGTGGCCTGCGCGCTTCCAGCGCCTGACCGCCGGCCCCTTCGCCCTGAAGGCGCGGGTGGCTGGAACCGACTTCTGGCTCGACGGCGGCCACAATCCGCACGCCGCCCACGCCCTGGCCGACGCGCTCGGCCACCTGTCGGTGAAGGACGGCCGCCCCGTGGTGGTGATCGCCGGCCTGCTGGCCAACAAGGATGCCGACGGCTTCTTCCAGGCCCTGGCGCCCCTGAATCCCGTGATCTTCACCACCGGGTTCGAGGCTGACGCCGCCGCCGATCCGGTGACTCTGGCTCTGGCCGCCAAGGCCGCCGGCCTGCGCGCTGTCGCCTGTCCCGACATCGACGCGGCCCTGGCCGAAGCCCTGATGCAGGACGGCCCGCCCCATATCGTGGCCGCCGGCTCGCTCTATCTGGCCGGTGAGATTCTCGCCCGTTCGGAAGAAACCTGGCCGCGCTGA
- a CDS encoding phosphoribosylanthranilate isomerase gives MTTAKICGLSTPEAVKAALDGKASHIGFVFFPKSPRDIDPQTAARLALPARAKVKVVAVTVDPDDALLEQLMATLKPHLIQVHGKETPNRIRDIAMRTGAGVIKALSVSTSVEIEAARAFEEVVEHLMFDAKPPKDSELPGGTGARFDWTLLKGRRFARPWFLAGGLDPWNVREAIEQSDAPLVDVSSGVERGAGLKDPVLITSFLDAVRRG, from the coding sequence ATGACCACGGCCAAGATTTGCGGATTGTCGACGCCCGAGGCGGTTAAGGCCGCCCTCGACGGGAAAGCCTCGCACATCGGCTTCGTGTTCTTCCCCAAGAGCCCGCGCGATATCGACCCGCAAACCGCCGCCCGCCTGGCCCTGCCGGCCCGTGCCAAGGTGAAGGTCGTGGCGGTGACGGTCGATCCGGACGACGCCCTGCTGGAACAGCTGATGGCGACGCTGAAGCCCCACCTGATCCAGGTTCACGGCAAGGAGACGCCCAACCGGATCCGCGACATCGCCATGCGCACGGGCGCGGGGGTCATCAAGGCCCTGTCCGTCTCCACCTCCGTGGAGATCGAAGCGGCGCGGGCTTTCGAGGAAGTGGTCGAGCACCTGATGTTCGACGCCAAGCCGCCCAAGGATTCCGAGCTGCCCGGCGGCACCGGCGCGCGGTTCGATTGGACCCTGCTGAAGGGCCGCCGCTTCGCTCGCCCCTGGTTCCTGGCCGGCGGCCTCGATCCATGGAACGTGCGCGAGGCGATCGAACAGTCGGACGCCCCGCTGGTCGATGTGTCCTCGGGCGTCGAGCGCGGCGCGGGCCTCAAGGACCCCGTCCTGATCACCAGCTTCCTCGACGCCGTTCGACGGGGCTGA
- the trpB gene encoding tryptophan synthase subunit beta, whose amino-acid sequence MSLTAKPNDYTAYPDSAGRFGEFGGRYVAETLMPLVLELDRAYAEAKADPAFQAELKGYLTHYVGRPSPLYFAERLTKHFGGAKIYFKREELNHTGAHKINNCMGQILLAQRMGKTRIIAETGAGQHGVASATVCARFDLPCVVYMGATDVARQKPNVFRMNLLGAEVRPVTSGAATLKDAMNEAMRDWVTNVADTYYLIGTAAGPHPYPAMVRDFQAVIGSETREQILELEGRLPDAVVACVGGGSNAIGMFHPFLNDEGVRIYGVEASGHGLDTDKHAASLTGGRPGVLHGNRTYLLQDDDGQILDAHSISAGLDYPGIGPEHSWLHDVGRAQYLTCTDKEALEAFQLCAELEGIIPALESAHALAKLGEVARDVGKDGVIALCLSGRGDKDIFTVADALGRQI is encoded by the coding sequence TTGAGCCTGACCGCAAAGCCCAACGACTACACGGCCTATCCGGATTCCGCCGGCCGCTTCGGCGAGTTCGGCGGCCGCTACGTGGCCGAAACCCTGATGCCGCTGGTCCTGGAACTGGACCGCGCCTATGCCGAGGCCAAGGCCGATCCGGCGTTCCAGGCCGAGCTGAAGGGCTACCTGACCCACTATGTGGGCCGTCCGAGCCCGCTCTATTTCGCCGAGCGCCTGACCAAGCACTTCGGCGGCGCGAAGATCTATTTCAAGCGCGAAGAGCTGAATCACACCGGCGCGCACAAGATCAACAACTGCATGGGCCAGATCCTGCTGGCCCAACGCATGGGCAAGACCCGGATCATCGCCGAGACCGGCGCCGGCCAGCACGGGGTCGCATCGGCCACGGTCTGCGCCCGCTTCGACCTTCCCTGCGTGGTCTACATGGGCGCCACGGACGTGGCCCGTCAGAAGCCCAACGTCTTCCGCATGAACCTGCTGGGCGCCGAAGTGCGTCCCGTGACCTCCGGCGCGGCGACCCTGAAGGACGCCATGAACGAGGCCATGCGCGACTGGGTCACGAACGTGGCCGACACCTATTACCTGATCGGCACCGCCGCTGGCCCGCACCCCTATCCGGCCATGGTCCGCGATTTCCAGGCCGTGATCGGCTCGGAAACCCGCGAACAGATCCTGGAGCTGGAAGGCCGCCTGCCGGACGCCGTGGTCGCCTGCGTCGGCGGCGGCTCCAACGCCATCGGCATGTTCCACCCGTTCCTCAATGACGAGGGCGTGCGGATCTATGGCGTCGAGGCTTCCGGCCACGGGCTGGACACCGACAAGCACGCCGCGTCCCTGACCGGCGGCCGCCCGGGCGTTCTGCACGGCAACCGCACCTATCTGCTGCAGGACGACGACGGCCAGATTCTGGACGCCCACTCCATCTCCGCCGGCCTGGACTATCCGGGCATCGGGCCGGAGCATTCGTGGCTGCACGACGTGGGCCGGGCCCAGTACCTGACCTGCACCGACAAGGAGGCCCTGGAAGCCTTCCAGCTGTGCGCCGAGCTCGAAGGCATCATTCCGGCCCTGGAAAGCGCCCACGCCCTGGCCAAGCTGGGCGAGGTGGCGCGCGACGTGGGCAAGGACGGCGTCATCGCCCTTTGCCTGTCGGGTCGCGGCGACAAGGACATCTTCACCGTGGCCGACGCCCTGGGACGCCAGATTTGA
- a CDS encoding acetyl-CoA carboxylase carboxyltransferase subunit beta produces the protein MAMADPQDPKKTEKAAKAAGGERSRGGWLAKIAPGVRGAFVKRETPDNLWVKCPDTGEMIYRPDLEAALWVTPAGRHMRIGPDARFRYTFDDGKHEILPSPQVTEDPLKFSDGKPYKQRLIEARKKTGEQDAMAIGFGQIAGLPTVVLVQDFAFMGGSLGMAAGEGFIAAAEAAVARGAPLVIYTAAGGARMQEGALSLMQMARTTLAIQKLKTAGLPYIVVLTDPTTGGVTASYAMLGDVHLAEPGALIGFAGQRVIEQTIRETLPPGFQRSEFLVEKGMVDRVTARKELPVVLGSILNTLMMGRARKKAA, from the coding sequence ATGGCTATGGCGGACCCCCAAGACCCCAAGAAGACCGAAAAAGCGGCCAAGGCCGCCGGCGGCGAGCGCTCGCGTGGCGGCTGGCTGGCCAAGATCGCGCCGGGCGTGCGCGGCGCCTTCGTCAAGCGCGAGACCCCGGACAACCTGTGGGTCAAATGCCCGGACACCGGCGAAATGATCTATCGCCCCGATCTGGAGGCGGCCCTGTGGGTCACCCCGGCCGGGCGTCACATGCGGATCGGGCCTGACGCGCGCTTCCGCTACACCTTCGACGACGGCAAGCACGAGATCCTGCCGAGCCCGCAGGTGACCGAGGACCCGCTGAAGTTCTCGGACGGCAAACCGTACAAGCAGCGCCTCATCGAGGCCCGCAAGAAGACCGGCGAGCAAGACGCCATGGCCATCGGCTTCGGCCAGATCGCCGGCCTGCCGACCGTGGTCCTGGTCCAGGACTTCGCCTTCATGGGCGGTTCGCTGGGCATGGCCGCCGGTGAAGGCTTCATCGCCGCCGCCGAGGCCGCCGTCGCGCGTGGCGCCCCGCTGGTCATCTACACCGCCGCCGGCGGCGCCCGGATGCAGGAAGGCGCCCTGTCGCTGATGCAGATGGCCCGCACGACCCTGGCGATCCAGAAGCTGAAGACCGCCGGCCTGCCCTACATCGTGGTGCTGACCGACCCGACCACGGGCGGCGTCACCGCCTCCTACGCCATGCTGGGCGATGTCCACCTGGCCGAGCCGGGCGCCCTGATCGGCTTCGCCGGCCAGCGCGTGATCGAGCAGACCATCCGCGAGACCCTGCCGCCGGGCTTCCAGCGCTCGGAGTTCCTCGTCGAGAAGGGCATGGTCGACCGCGTCACCGCCCGCAAGGAGCTGCCGGTGGTGCTGGGCTCGATCCTCAACACCCTGATGATGGGCCGGGCGCGCAAGAAGGCGGCGTAA
- a CDS encoding sugar MFS transporter, which translates to MVQVGGASVKAGAQNGSGFLLPWVIVLFFAWGFSTCMVDLLAPALKAVFTLTNFEAGLTQFAFFLGYFVISLPASALLSKLGYLRSIVVGLLIMMVGCLLFAPAANAGVFWGFLAALFILASGITILQVAANPIVTMLGKPETASSRLTFAQFLNSFGTFIAPFIGSALILSHIEKAPDPATLTQVQLETLRHTQAQAVQAPYMVIAAVLAVLALIFFLLRNHDHAPKPEKAPSLGEMFGLLRRKRLAFAVLCIFLYVGAEVSIGTYLTTYLSQPDTLALPLSSAGHMVAYYWGGAMVGRLIGSWVLARVSPGKVLAFCAVGASVLIAVSAFSTGVSAGYAIIAVGLFNSVMFPTIFAIALVGTGTKMPAASGLLCMAIVGGAILPPATGFLGDHIGLGLAFLLPAACYLVIALFGWTSRKPEVEVEPAPAITN; encoded by the coding sequence ATGGTTCAAGTCGGCGGCGCGTCCGTGAAGGCGGGCGCTCAGAACGGAAGCGGATTCCTGCTGCCGTGGGTGATCGTGCTGTTTTTCGCCTGGGGCTTCTCCACCTGCATGGTGGACCTGCTGGCCCCGGCGCTGAAGGCGGTCTTCACCCTCACCAATTTCGAGGCGGGGCTGACCCAGTTCGCCTTCTTCCTCGGCTATTTCGTCATCTCCCTGCCGGCCAGCGCCCTGCTGTCCAAGCTGGGCTATCTGCGCTCCATCGTCGTGGGCCTGCTGATCATGATGGTCGGCTGCCTGCTGTTCGCCCCCGCCGCCAACGCCGGCGTGTTCTGGGGCTTCCTGGCGGCGCTGTTCATCCTGGCTTCCGGCATCACCATCTTGCAGGTGGCGGCCAATCCGATCGTCACCATGCTGGGCAAGCCGGAGACGGCCTCCAGCCGCCTGACCTTCGCCCAGTTCCTAAATTCCTTCGGCACCTTCATCGCGCCGTTCATCGGCTCGGCCCTGATCCTCAGCCACATCGAGAAGGCGCCGGACCCGGCGACCCTGACCCAGGTCCAGTTGGAAACCCTGCGCCATACCCAGGCCCAGGCGGTCCAAGCCCCCTACATGGTCATCGCCGCCGTCCTGGCCGTGCTGGCCCTGATCTTCTTCCTGCTGCGCAATCATGACCACGCGCCCAAGCCGGAAAAGGCCCCCAGCCTGGGCGAGATGTTCGGCCTGCTGCGCCGCAAGCGCCTGGCCTTCGCCGTGCTGTGCATCTTCCTCTATGTCGGCGCCGAGGTGTCGATCGGCACCTACCTGACCACCTACCTGTCGCAGCCGGACACCTTGGCCCTGCCGCTGTCGTCGGCCGGCCACATGGTCGCCTACTACTGGGGCGGCGCGATGGTCGGACGCCTGATCGGCTCGTGGGTCTTGGCCCGCGTGTCGCCGGGCAAGGTGCTGGCCTTCTGCGCCGTCGGGGCCTCGGTCCTGATCGCGGTCTCGGCCTTCAGCACCGGCGTCTCGGCGGGCTACGCCATCATCGCGGTGGGTCTGTTCAATTCGGTGATGTTCCCGACCATCTTCGCCATCGCCCTGGTCGGCACGGGCACCAAGATGCCGGCGGCGTCCGGCCTGCTCTGCATGGCCATCGTCGGCGGGGCCATCCTTCCGCCGGCCACGGGCTTCCTGGGCGACCATATCGGCCTGGGCCTGGCCTTCTTGCTGCCGGCCGCCTGCTACCTGGTGATCGCCCTGTTCGGCTGGACCTCGCGCAAGCCCGAGGTCGAGGTCGAACCCGCGCCGGCCATCACCAACTGA
- a CDS encoding GH92 family glycosyl hydrolase — translation MKAGGFVKGVCIALTLTLGTGAVAQPKDPAAFVDPFIGTGGYGHTFPGATVPFGMVQLSPDTKTAHFGKDSYPWAAGYQHGDQTVLGFSHTHFSGSGHSDLGDILVTAMSGEARLDAGEAGVGYRSRIDKATETASPGHYAVDLLDNGVKAELTATERVGVHRYRFAKAGPGHVVVDLRHAIYDYDGKVLWSRLRLRPDGAVTGMRETRGWAPARQLYFAMRFSRPIKGHSFLNREQNIPYNGFRQPAHGKPDPDQREGRAMVGSLDFGDLAAGDEVMVKVSISGVSEDNALLNLDTEVPAWDFDAVKTAARASWNQALSAVEMEAPAQTKASLYSALYHTLMGPTLFMDVDGRYRGPDNAVHTAKGFRNHSTFSLWDTYRAEHPLLTLIQPAERNADFVNSLLAAQKASPFGILPVWSFHGQETWTMIGYHATPVIADAWMKGIRGFDGKAALKAMTASAEYGPYGGLDEYMARGYVPIDKSPEGASKTVEYAFDDWTIARMARDLGDAETAAKFDKRAAYWRNVFDVKTGFVRARKSDGTFREPFDPTAINYGSDYTEGNAWQYSWYVPHDTAGLIRNLGGDARLVGKLDAMFDYDNSKLDYSHAEDISGLIGQYIHGNEPSHQAAYQYVHAGQPWRTQERLKQIVESQYKPTPDGLSGNDDLGQMSAWLVFTGLGFYPVAPGSNEYVIGRPFVEKATLNLPNGKRFTIVTEGLADANRYVGSAILNGKPLKRAVLRHEDIVAGGELRFVMQATPNKTWATGKADRPYSMSPYR, via the coding sequence ATGAAGGCTGGCGGGTTCGTGAAAGGCGTCTGCATCGCCCTGACGCTCACCCTGGGAACAGGCGCCGTCGCCCAGCCCAAGGACCCCGCCGCCTTCGTCGACCCTTTCATCGGCACGGGCGGCTACGGCCACACCTTTCCCGGCGCGACCGTGCCGTTCGGCATGGTTCAGCTGAGCCCCGACACCAAGACCGCCCACTTCGGCAAGGACAGCTATCCGTGGGCCGCCGGCTACCAACACGGCGACCAGACGGTGCTGGGCTTCTCGCACACCCACTTCTCCGGCTCCGGCCACTCGGATCTGGGCGACATCCTGGTCACCGCCATGAGCGGCGAGGCCAGGCTCGATGCGGGTGAAGCCGGGGTCGGCTACCGCTCGCGCATCGACAAGGCCACCGAGACGGCGTCCCCCGGCCATTACGCCGTCGATCTGCTCGACAACGGCGTCAAGGCCGAGCTGACCGCCACCGAGCGGGTCGGCGTTCACCGCTATCGCTTCGCCAAGGCCGGCCCGGGGCACGTGGTCGTCGACCTGCGCCACGCCATCTACGACTACGACGGCAAGGTGCTGTGGTCGCGGCTGCGGCTGCGGCCCGACGGCGCGGTCACCGGCATGCGCGAGACGCGCGGCTGGGCGCCGGCGCGACAGCTCTATTTCGCCATGCGCTTCTCGCGGCCGATCAAGGGCCACAGCTTCCTGAACCGCGAGCAGAACATCCCCTACAACGGCTTCAGGCAGCCCGCCCACGGCAAGCCCGATCCGGATCAGCGCGAAGGCCGCGCCATGGTCGGGTCCCTGGATTTCGGCGACCTGGCGGCCGGCGACGAGGTGATGGTCAAGGTGTCGATCAGCGGCGTCAGCGAGGACAACGCCCTGCTGAACCTGGACACCGAAGTCCCCGCCTGGGACTTCGACGCGGTGAAGACGGCGGCCCGCGCCAGCTGGAACCAGGCGCTATCGGCGGTGGAGATGGAAGCGCCGGCCCAGACCAAGGCCTCGCTCTATTCGGCGCTCTATCACACGCTGATGGGGCCGACCCTGTTCATGGACGTCGACGGCCGTTACCGGGGACCGGACAACGCGGTCCACACGGCCAAGGGCTTCCGCAACCACTCCACCTTCTCCCTGTGGGACACCTATCGGGCCGAGCATCCGCTGCTGACCCTGATCCAGCCGGCCGAGCGCAACGCCGACTTCGTCAATTCCCTGCTGGCGGCGCAGAAAGCCAGCCCCTTTGGCATCCTGCCGGTCTGGTCGTTCCACGGTCAGGAGACCTGGACCATGATCGGCTATCACGCCACGCCGGTGATCGCCGACGCCTGGATGAAGGGTATCCGCGGGTTCGACGGCAAGGCGGCGCTGAAGGCCATGACCGCCAGCGCCGAATATGGCCCCTATGGCGGTCTCGACGAGTACATGGCGCGCGGCTACGTGCCGATCGACAAGTCACCCGAGGGGGCGTCCAAGACGGTCGAGTACGCCTTCGACGACTGGACCATCGCTCGCATGGCCCGCGACCTGGGCGACGCCGAGACCGCCGCCAAGTTCGACAAGCGCGCCGCCTACTGGCGCAATGTGTTCGATGTGAAGACCGGCTTCGTCCGCGCCCGCAAGAGCGACGGGACCTTCCGCGAACCCTTCGATCCCACGGCGATCAACTATGGCTCGGACTACACCGAGGGGAACGCCTGGCAGTACAGCTGGTACGTGCCGCACGACACCGCCGGCCTGATCCGCAACCTGGGCGGCGACGCCAGGCTGGTCGGCAAGCTGGACGCCATGTTCGACTACGACAATTCCAAGCTCGACTACTCCCACGCCGAGGATATCAGCGGCCTGATCGGCCAGTACATCCACGGCAACGAGCCCAGCCACCAGGCGGCCTATCAGTACGTCCACGCCGGCCAGCCCTGGCGCACCCAGGAGCGGCTGAAGCAGATCGTCGAGAGCCAGTACAAGCCCACCCCCGACGGCCTGTCGGGCAATGACGACCTGGGCCAGATGTCGGCCTGGCTGGTGTTCACGGGACTGGGCTTCTACCCGGTCGCGCCAGGTTCGAACGAGTATGTGATCGGCCGCCCGTTCGTGGAGAAGGCGACCCTGAACCTGCCCAACGGCAAGCGCTTCACCATCGTCACCGAAGGGCTGGCCGACGCCAATCGCTACGTCGGCTCGGCCATCCTGAACGGCAAGCCGTTGAAGCGCGCTGTGCTGCGCCACGAGGATATCGTAGCCGGCGGCGAGCTGCGCTTCGTCATGCAGGCGACGCCGAACAAGACCTGGGCGACCGGCAAGGCCGACCGCCCCTATTCAATGTCGCCCTATCGGTAG
- the trpA gene encoding tryptophan synthase subunit alpha encodes MTKDRIDRRFAALAAEDRAAFIAYIMAGDPDAATALEIMRGLPAAGADIIELGFPFSDPMAEGPTIQRASQRALAGKMTTKGVLATVRAFREGDQDTPVILMGYLNPLVNYGFEAFARDAAEAGADGLIVVDCPPEEADPLVDALDAANLSLIRLATPTTDDARLPVVVKRTSGFVYYVSVAGVTGVLEADADAVAPAVARVRAASGLPVAVGFGIKSPERAAAVARVADAAVVGSALIDALESNLSSNKNVTSAVLSKAEELANAVRFARSKKA; translated from the coding sequence TTGACCAAGGACCGCATCGACCGCCGCTTCGCCGCGCTGGCCGCCGAGGACCGCGCCGCGTTCATCGCCTACATCATGGCCGGCGATCCCGACGCCGCGACCGCGCTGGAGATCATGCGCGGCCTGCCCGCCGCCGGGGCCGACATCATCGAGCTGGGCTTCCCGTTCTCGGACCCCATGGCCGAGGGCCCGACCATCCAGCGCGCCAGCCAGCGCGCCCTGGCCGGCAAGATGACCACCAAGGGCGTCCTCGCCACCGTCCGCGCCTTCCGCGAGGGCGACCAGGACACGCCCGTGATCCTGATGGGCTATCTGAACCCGCTGGTGAACTACGGCTTCGAGGCCTTCGCCCGTGACGCGGCCGAAGCCGGGGCCGACGGCCTTATCGTCGTCGATTGCCCGCCGGAAGAGGCCGATCCGCTGGTCGACGCCCTGGACGCGGCGAATCTTTCGCTGATCCGCCTGGCGACCCCGACCACCGACGACGCGCGCCTGCCGGTCGTGGTCAAGCGCACCTCGGGCTTCGTCTACTATGTCTCCGTCGCCGGGGTGACCGGCGTGCTGGAAGCCGACGCCGACGCCGTGGCGCCCGCCGTGGCGCGGGTCCGGGCCGCTTCGGGCCTGCCCGTGGCGGTGGGTTTCGGCATCAAGTCGCCCGAACGGGCGGCCGCCGTGGCGCGGGTCGCCGACGCCGCCGTGGTCGGTTCGGCGCTGATCGACGCGCTGGAATCGAATTTGTCATCGAACAAAAACGTGACTTCGGCGGTTCTTTCCAAAGCTGAAGAGCTTGCTAACGCTGTGCGCTTCGCACGTTCCAAGAAGGCTTGA
- a CDS encoding sensor histidine kinase, whose protein sequence is MNASWRGRRRFPTCWRKNSVTLGLRRADGGERTVEITPRPAAIGDLPFGFWFQIGVGFGGLLISAWVWALRPGEWAARMFALTGLAMLTFTHAAAIYSTRELALAAPLFRALCELNYVGASLFGVAMINVFLSYPKRLVPMVGLLAAPVVFGAWGAATLLRLMPDVATAYHLPVVTEMGLILVAILAQAVAVRKDPTSRAALLWLGLSVAIGAGAFVAMMAAPQVLGFAPAMPQGYAFGFFLLIHIGVALGLRRYRLFDLKDWAFAILFYAGAAAAFVILDLVLVMTLPLDQGPALGLSLLMVAFAYLPLRDWLWRRMVARRTLADHELFNAVIEVAFGGSRRERGDRWRELLNRLFEPLDVTPLGNGPATPQASEDGLRLTLPATADSPALALQYPWRGRGLFGRPHLKLARQLAAMMSHVQDSREAYERGVIEERRRIARDLHDDVGARLLSGLHTKDLPGAREAVREALGDIRVIVSGMTGDGLPLSQVVADLRHETARRLESAGLALDWETPATEADDALLDYRTYRALISAHREMISNAIRHAQASRVSVAVLVENGRLHTTVSDDGVGLGERVGDGVGGSGLRNMSRRIDELGGELTFPGQARGAGVALSLPLSIP, encoded by the coding sequence GTGAACGCTTCATGGCGCGGCAGGCGGCGCTTTCCGACCTGTTGGCGCAAGAACTCCGTCACCCTGGGCCTGCGCAGGGCGGACGGCGGCGAGCGGACGGTCGAGATCACGCCCCGTCCCGCCGCGATCGGCGACCTGCCCTTCGGCTTCTGGTTCCAGATCGGGGTCGGCTTCGGCGGACTGCTGATCTCGGCCTGGGTGTGGGCCCTGCGGCCCGGCGAGTGGGCGGCGCGGATGTTCGCCCTGACCGGCCTGGCCATGCTGACCTTCACCCACGCGGCGGCGATCTACAGCACCCGTGAGCTGGCCCTGGCCGCACCGCTGTTCCGGGCGCTGTGCGAGCTCAACTATGTGGGCGCCAGCCTGTTCGGCGTGGCGATGATCAATGTCTTCCTGAGCTATCCGAAGCGACTGGTCCCGATGGTCGGGCTGCTGGCGGCGCCGGTTGTCTTCGGGGCCTGGGGAGCGGCGACCCTGCTGCGTCTGATGCCGGACGTGGCGACCGCCTATCACCTGCCGGTCGTCACCGAGATGGGACTGATCCTGGTCGCCATCCTGGCTCAGGCCGTGGCGGTGAGAAAGGACCCGACCTCCCGCGCGGCCTTGCTGTGGCTGGGCCTTTCGGTGGCCATCGGGGCGGGCGCCTTCGTGGCGATGATGGCCGCGCCGCAGGTGCTCGGCTTCGCCCCGGCCATGCCGCAGGGCTACGCTTTCGGCTTCTTCCTGCTGATCCACATCGGGGTCGCCCTGGGACTTCGCCGTTATCGCCTGTTCGACCTGAAGGACTGGGCCTTCGCCATCCTGTTCTACGCCGGGGCGGCGGCGGCCTTCGTGATCCTGGACCTGGTGCTGGTCATGACCCTGCCGCTGGATCAGGGGCCGGCGCTGGGCCTGTCCCTGCTGATGGTGGCCTTCGCCTATCTGCCGCTGCGCGACTGGCTGTGGCGGCGGATGGTGGCGCGGCGAACCCTGGCGGACCATGAACTGTTCAACGCTGTGATCGAGGTCGCCTTCGGCGGCAGCCGGCGTGAGCGCGGCGACCGTTGGCGTGAACTGCTGAACCGGCTGTTCGAACCCCTGGACGTCACGCCGCTGGGGAACGGGCCGGCGACGCCCCAGGCCAGCGAGGACGGCCTGCGCCTGACCCTGCCAGCCACCGCCGACAGCCCCGCCCTGGCCCTGCAGTACCCCTGGCGAGGACGCGGACTGTTCGGCCGGCCGCACCTGAAGCTGGCGCGGCAACTGGCGGCGATGATGAGCCACGTCCAGGACAGCCGCGAGGCCTATGAGCGCGGGGTCATCGAGGAGCGCCGCCGTATCGCCCGCGACCTGCACGACGATGTCGGCGCCCGCCTGCTGTCGGGCCTGCACACCAAGGACCTGCCCGGCGCCCGCGAGGCGGTGCGCGAAGCCCTGGGCGACATCCGGGTGATCGTCAGCGGCATGACCGGCGACGGCCTGCCGCTGAGCCAGGTGGTGGCCGATCTGCGCCACGAGACCGCCCGGCGGCTGGAGTCGGCGGGCCTGGCGCTGGACTGGGAGACCCCGGCCACGGAGGCGGACGACGCCCTGCTGGACTATCGCACCTATCGCGCCCTGATCTCCGCCCACCGGGAAATGATCAGCAACGCCATCCGGCACGCCCAGGCCTCACGCGTCAGCGTCGCGGTCCTGGTGGAGAACGGCCGGCTTCACACCACTGTCAGCGACGACGGCGTCGGCCTGGGAGAGCGGGTCGGAGACGGCGTCGGCGGATCGGGCCTGCGCAACATGAGCCGACGGATCGACGAGTTGGGCGGCGAGCTGACCTTCCCCGGCCAGGCGCGGGGGGCGGGCGTCGCCCTGTCCCTGCCGCTGAGCATCCCATGA